The proteins below are encoded in one region of Deltaproteobacteria bacterium:
- a CDS encoding glutamate--cysteine ligase → MSHGAFQPAPDAPRFSFDAAVAYFAAGCKPRAEARVGVELECFLIDAQSGAMCAYDAIVRVLHALADRYGWTPLLEGDHWLGLQRNGTMVTLEPGGQVELATRPVVDIHALRQECDEFLDELRNVLPPLGLNALSMGLHPTADFRRVPLIPKERYAVMAPQLEAVGPLAHYMMRGTCGWQCAIDYESERDFQQKFRGLYHVTSFISAVFANSPWEQGADNGFASKRMAVWLETDAARCGLIPGVFQDGFDFEAYARYAFQMPMLFLVRQDRWLALPRPAFSAFLRDGYDQWYATREDWQLHLTSLFPEVRLKQYIEWRGADAHRFEYLYALPALILGVTAAGHLLDAACDLTRRLSWEERLALHLAVARDGLAARCGRHRVAALVAELVAIARNGLELRGRGEAVYLDAITEALARFHVPTVPPVPRRLTPQDRAAYVLVQ, encoded by the coding sequence ATGTCGCATGGCGCGTTTCAACCGGCTCCGGATGCCCCGCGATTCTCGTTCGACGCAGCGGTCGCGTATTTTGCGGCAGGGTGTAAACCCCGCGCCGAGGCGCGGGTCGGGGTCGAACTCGAATGTTTTCTGATCGACGCGCAGTCGGGTGCGATGTGTGCTTACGACGCCATTGTGCGCGTGCTGCACGCATTGGCGGATCGCTATGGCTGGACACCGTTATTGGAGGGCGACCATTGGCTCGGTCTGCAACGGAATGGGACGATGGTTACGCTGGAACCGGGCGGGCAAGTCGAGCTGGCGACGCGGCCGGTCGTGGACATCCATGCGTTGCGGCAGGAATGTGACGAATTTCTTGATGAACTGCGGAACGTATTGCCGCCGCTGGGGCTAAATGCATTGAGCATGGGATTGCATCCGACGGCCGATTTCCGGCGCGTCCCGCTGATTCCGAAGGAGCGCTATGCCGTGATGGCGCCGCAACTCGAAGCGGTCGGGCCGTTGGCGCATTACATGATGCGCGGGACCTGCGGGTGGCAGTGCGCGATCGATTACGAATCGGAGCGGGATTTCCAGCAAAAGTTTCGTGGGCTCTATCACGTGACGTCGTTTATTTCGGCCGTGTTTGCCAACTCGCCGTGGGAACAAGGCGCGGACAACGGCTTCGCCAGCAAGCGAATGGCCGTTTGGTTGGAGACCGACGCGGCGCGATGCGGATTGATTCCGGGCGTTTTTCAGGATGGATTCGATTTTGAGGCGTATGCCCGCTACGCGTTCCAGATGCCGATGCTGTTTCTCGTGCGTCAAGACCGTTGGTTGGCGCTGCCGCGTCCGGCGTTCAGTGCGTTTCTGCGAGACGGTTACGACCAATGGTACGCCACGCGCGAGGATTGGCAACTCCATCTGACGTCGTTGTTTCCGGAAGTGCGGCTCAAACAATATATCGAGTGGCGCGGCGCGGATGCCCACCGGTTTGAATATCTCTATGCGTTGCCCGCATTGATCTTGGGTGTGACTGCTGCTGGGCATTTGCTCGATGCCGCGTGCGACTTGACGCGGCGGCTCTCGTGGGAAGAACGGCTGGCACTCCATCTTGCCGTGGCGCGCGATGGGCTGGCGGCGCGTTGCGGTCGGCATCGTGTGGCGGCGTTGGTCGCGGAGTTGGTGGCGATCGCCCGCAACGGATTGGAACTCCGCGGTCGCGGCGAGGCCGTTTATTTGGATGCGATCACCGAGGCGCTGGCCCGGTTTCACGTCCCGACCGTCCCTCCGGTCCCGCGCCGGCTCACACCTCAAGACCGCGCTGCATACGTACTAGTACAATAG
- a CDS encoding SPFH/Band 7/PHB domain protein, with amino-acid sequence MEATVPLLIILTIFLFIFAPLTLRTVRQHERGLVERFGKYARIANSGLVFIFPFFEKLRKVDMREQVVDVPPQEVISKDNVVVTVDAVIYFLVTDPFKVVYNINNFVYAAVKLAQTNLRNIVGEMELDHVLTSREHINTQLRQVLDEATDKWGARINRVEIQKIEPPQEIVDSMSKQMKAEREKRANILEAEGLRQAAILKAEGAKQSAILQAEGSKLAAILDAEGRSEAIKKVADAEKYQVEVVYNAIHTGRPTNDLIAIKYLETLGKVANGTATKIFLPLDTAGVLGSIGGVAELFNKPAAGKAS; translated from the coding sequence ATGGAAGCCACAGTCCCGTTACTGATCATTCTGACGATCTTCCTCTTCATCTTCGCGCCACTCACGTTGCGCACGGTGCGGCAACACGAACGCGGACTGGTGGAGCGCTTCGGCAAATACGCGCGCATCGCGAATTCCGGCCTCGTGTTCATCTTTCCGTTCTTCGAAAAACTCCGCAAAGTCGACATGCGTGAGCAAGTGGTCGATGTCCCGCCGCAAGAAGTGATCAGTAAAGACAACGTCGTCGTCACCGTCGACGCCGTGATCTACTTCTTGGTCACCGACCCGTTCAAAGTCGTCTACAACATCAATAACTTTGTCTACGCAGCCGTCAAATTGGCTCAGACCAATTTGCGGAATATCGTCGGCGAGATGGAACTCGATCATGTGCTCACCAGTCGCGAACATATCAACACCCAGCTGCGCCAAGTGCTCGACGAAGCGACCGACAAATGGGGCGCCCGCATCAATCGGGTCGAGATCCAGAAGATCGAGCCGCCGCAGGAAATCGTCGACTCGATGTCGAAGCAAATGAAGGCGGAGCGGGAAAAGCGCGCCAATATCCTCGAGGCGGAGGGATTACGCCAAGCGGCGATTCTGAAGGCCGAGGGCGCGAAACAATCCGCCATCCTGCAAGCCGAAGGGTCGAAACTGGCCGCGATCCTCGACGCCGAAGGCCGTTCCGAGGCGATCAAGAAAGTGGCGGATGCGGAGAAGTATCAAGTGGAGGTGGTCTACAACGCGATCCACACCGGACGCCCCACCAATGACCTGATTGCGATCAAATATCTCGAAACCCTCGGAAAAGTGGCGAACGGCACGGCCACGAAGATTTTTCTCCCGCTGGATACGGCCGGCGTGCTCGGCTCGATCGGCGGCGTCGCGGAACTCTTCAACAAGCCGGCGGCCGGCAAGGCCTCATAA
- a CDS encoding NfeD family protein gives MQPWIVWTIFAVVLFVAEMLTPGGFYFACIGIGALLAALLSVLTTLWWGPWGIFLAASVILLIVSRPLAHRLTQAGAKPSNVDALVGRRGRVTVAIEPDRGNGMVKIDGDIWRATASEAIPAEHFVEVVAIEGTRAIVKRTD, from the coding sequence ATGCAGCCATGGATCGTTTGGACTATCTTTGCCGTCGTCCTCTTCGTCGCGGAGATGTTGACGCCGGGCGGCTTCTATTTCGCGTGCATCGGGATCGGCGCACTGCTTGCCGCGCTCCTCTCGGTCCTGACCACGCTGTGGTGGGGACCGTGGGGCATCTTCCTCGCCGCGTCCGTTATCTTACTGATCGTCTCACGTCCGTTGGCACATCGCCTCACCCAAGCGGGCGCCAAACCATCGAACGTGGACGCGTTAGTCGGGCGCCGTGGCCGCGTGACCGTGGCGATCGAGCCGGATCGCGGCAACGGGATGGTCAAGATCGACGGCGATATCTGGCGCGCGACGGCGTCCGAGGCAATTCCCGCCGAACACTTTGTGGAAGTCGTCGCAATTGAAGGCACCCGCGCGATCGTCAAACGCACTGATTAA
- a CDS encoding methyltransferase domain-containing protein gives MPLPTQPTLSPQEAKRLFSRGVELVARHGRNGPLITAVGDAALLAGDHENALACYIAAMHYDPAFQPAQEKCNALVKDLQARKLLVGDIPLFHFQQYCEDTAAQYDALVQDRLQHTTADNPIIQCVLDFLQRRPARHVLMPCCGVGVELAWIHTALPATQFTGLDWSQNVITCAQRRCGDGVELVQGDVCRLPFADQTFDCAFTIGGLMAVANGRQAIDEIRRVSRTGILLIESSLEHIPLHDLMRGIRLITPGIWMHRYEALFQECHLHTENIATFPAAYLTGFSLTPLP, from the coding sequence ATGCCATTGCCCACTCAACCGACCCTGTCCCCGCAAGAGGCGAAACGACTCTTTTCCCGCGGCGTGGAGCTGGTGGCACGCCATGGCCGCAATGGTCCGCTCATTACTGCTGTCGGTGATGCGGCACTGCTCGCTGGTGATCACGAAAACGCCTTAGCGTGCTACATCGCGGCGATGCATTACGACCCGGCATTCCAACCGGCCCAGGAAAAATGCAATGCCCTCGTCAAAGATCTGCAAGCACGCAAACTGCTGGTCGGCGATATTCCCCTCTTTCATTTTCAACAGTACTGTGAGGATACGGCCGCACAATATGATGCCCTCGTGCAGGATCGTCTGCAGCACACCACGGCCGACAACCCGATCATCCAGTGTGTCCTCGATTTTTTGCAACGGCGACCGGCCCGTCATGTCCTCATGCCCTGTTGCGGCGTCGGGGTTGAACTGGCATGGATCCACACCGCCTTACCCGCCACTCAATTCACGGGTCTCGATTGGAGTCAAAACGTCATCACATGCGCGCAGCGCCGCTGTGGGGACGGCGTCGAGCTCGTCCAGGGCGATGTCTGCCGACTCCCCTTTGCCGATCAGACATTCGATTGCGCGTTTACGATTGGCGGACTCATGGCGGTCGCAAACGGTCGGCAGGCGATCGACGAGATCCGCCGCGTCAGTCGCACCGGCATACTCCTCATTGAATCCTCGCTCGAGCACATTCCCCTGCACGATCTTATGCGAGGCATCCGACTGATCACCCCGGGGATTTGGATGCATCGCTACGAAGCACTCTTCCAAGAATGCCACCTCCACACTGAGAACATCGCCACATTTCCGGCCGCATATCTGACCGGCTTCTCTCTCACGCCGCTCCCGTAG
- the mfd gene encoding transcription-repair coupling factor has protein sequence MARLAALLTALESGRGAQALHGLQGSATAYLLAQLRLRHATQPLFIITDTIETAETCSVDLAYFSGPAIHRPLLLPPRGLPYQSVPTAAEVETTRLATLRTLQAWGRQRDPDTAAPVVVTPIAACLQVLPPAALMATYLRELARGQPIDREGLLCWLTEAGYANALLVEDVGTFAARGCLVDCWPPGLPSPCRIELDGDSVNGLRLFDPETQCSHAHLDHVLLGPGDEILYTDELRRRALRELRARADTADIPVPQRRLLSDPLQAGHRTPLLEGLLPLFYETVSDLAAYLPPATRIVWIDSVAIATAARQYRDQVTQLAMESEPIVRTVRPDELTTPLEDFQSRVAAHPQCSCEPAPGETTTTWSTTAIAALQLRHRAAAGDTEPFTGMATLLREIQQSCRRTTIVCHTGLAAERTIDLLRWHGVSAVSSGHMTEEAHTIRVEIGTLSAGFVAPDDGLAYFTEEELFGRKIRKAPVRRRTTSAPFVSFQDLAAGDYIVHEQHGVGRYHGLTQMDLPATPHGKPIRGDFVQLEYLGEAKLYLPVYRLHLLQRYIGSDDAAPLLDRLGGTRWSTAKKRALQSIRTMAHELLKIYAARQVHAGFAFSGRDHLLEEFESHFPYDETPDQWQAIEDTLRDMQAEKPMDRLVCGDVGYGKTEVALRAAFRAATDGKQVALVCPTTLLAFQHFQTFTTRFAHLPVRLELLNRFRSAAEQAEVVKAVAAGTVDIVIGTHRLLQRDIKVPRLGLLILDEEQRFGVAHKERLRKLRSTVDTLTLTATPIPRTLHMALAGLRDISIIQTPPADRRAVRTHVTPFNEATIREAIRIELRRDGQVFFVHNRVQTIQSMRDQLTRLLPEARFVVAHGQMAEEELEQAMRAFLAKEADILLCTSIIEAGLDIPAANTLIVNRADTFGLAQLYQLRGRVGRSNLQATAYFLTPATDDGEAAVRTTPQAERRLATLARYTELGSGFTIAMHDLEMRGSGNMLGAQQSGHIAEIGYELFTRLLERTIRQLQGEPDTESVDPEIALPLPALLPATYLDDPGLRLAWYKRLSGTTTEEELQQIEAELRDRFGPLPEEAQHLFHVIALRQTCAQLGIEQLQCNGEIWRIKFHPQTRVAPECVLRLVNREPKRYQLKPDNILLVRAPATTAVEILRAGREILQRLIPSAPLSGAPGRHRD, from the coding sequence ATGGCACGGCTGGCCGCATTGTTGACGGCACTGGAATCGGGACGCGGGGCGCAGGCGCTGCACGGACTGCAAGGTTCGGCGACCGCCTATCTCCTGGCACAGCTGCGGCTGCGTCACGCCACGCAACCGCTGTTCATCATCACAGACACGATTGAAACCGCAGAGACCTGTAGCGTCGATCTCGCGTATTTTTCCGGCCCGGCAATCCATCGCCCGCTGTTGTTGCCGCCGCGAGGGCTCCCATATCAAAGCGTGCCAACGGCGGCGGAAGTTGAAACCACGCGCCTTGCCACATTACGCACGCTGCAGGCCTGGGGGCGGCAGCGCGACCCGGACACCGCGGCCCCCGTCGTCGTCACGCCCATTGCGGCCTGCTTGCAAGTCCTCCCTCCGGCCGCGTTGATGGCCACGTATCTGCGGGAACTCGCGCGCGGCCAACCGATCGACCGCGAAGGGCTGCTCTGTTGGCTGACCGAGGCCGGTTATGCCAATGCGCTGTTGGTCGAAGACGTCGGCACGTTTGCGGCGCGCGGATGTCTCGTCGATTGTTGGCCGCCGGGACTCCCGTCGCCGTGCCGCATCGAACTCGATGGCGATTCGGTCAACGGTTTGCGGCTGTTCGATCCGGAAACGCAATGCAGTCACGCCCATCTCGACCACGTCTTGCTCGGTCCCGGCGATGAAATTCTCTACACTGATGAGCTGCGCCGCCGGGCCCTGCGCGAGCTCCGCGCCCGCGCCGACACGGCCGACATCCCCGTGCCGCAACGCCGCCTGCTCAGCGACCCACTCCAAGCCGGACACCGCACTCCGCTGCTCGAAGGATTGCTCCCCCTCTTCTACGAAACCGTGTCTGACCTCGCCGCGTATCTCCCTCCCGCAACGCGGATCGTCTGGATCGACAGCGTCGCGATCGCCACTGCGGCTCGGCAATACCGGGATCAGGTCACGCAACTCGCCATGGAGAGCGAACCGATCGTACGCACCGTGCGACCGGACGAATTGACAACCCCGCTCGAGGACTTTCAAAGCCGCGTCGCAGCCCATCCGCAGTGCAGCTGCGAACCAGCGCCGGGCGAGACCACAACCACGTGGTCCACGACCGCGATCGCCGCGCTGCAACTCCGACATCGCGCCGCGGCCGGCGACACAGAGCCGTTCACCGGAATGGCCACGTTGTTGCGCGAGATTCAACAATCGTGCCGTCGCACCACGATCGTCTGTCACACCGGCCTCGCCGCCGAGCGCACCATCGACTTGCTGCGCTGGCATGGCGTCTCGGCCGTGTCATCGGGGCATATGACGGAGGAGGCTCACACCATCCGCGTGGAAATCGGCACGCTCAGCGCTGGATTCGTCGCGCCGGACGATGGTCTCGCGTACTTTACCGAAGAAGAGTTGTTCGGACGGAAAATCCGCAAGGCCCCGGTTCGGCGGAGGACCACGTCGGCACCGTTCGTCAGTTTCCAAGATTTGGCGGCCGGCGATTACATCGTTCATGAACAACACGGCGTCGGCCGTTACCACGGACTCACCCAAATGGACCTCCCGGCCACGCCGCATGGCAAGCCGATCCGCGGCGACTTTGTCCAATTGGAATATCTCGGCGAGGCGAAGCTCTATCTGCCCGTCTATCGACTCCACTTATTGCAACGCTACATCGGCTCCGACGACGCCGCGCCACTGCTCGACCGGCTCGGCGGCACCCGATGGTCGACCGCCAAAAAACGGGCGCTGCAATCGATCCGCACCATGGCGCACGAACTGCTGAAGATCTACGCCGCGCGGCAAGTGCACGCCGGCTTCGCCTTCTCGGGACGCGACCACCTGTTGGAAGAATTCGAAAGCCACTTCCCGTACGACGAAACGCCTGATCAATGGCAGGCGATCGAAGACACGCTGCGCGACATGCAGGCGGAAAAGCCGATGGATCGCCTTGTCTGCGGCGACGTCGGCTACGGCAAGACCGAAGTCGCGCTGCGCGCCGCGTTTCGCGCCGCCACGGACGGCAAACAAGTCGCGCTGGTCTGCCCCACGACGCTGCTCGCATTCCAACATTTCCAGACCTTCACGACCCGCTTCGCCCATTTGCCGGTCCGGCTGGAATTATTGAATCGCTTTCGCAGTGCGGCGGAACAGGCCGAGGTCGTCAAAGCAGTGGCCGCCGGCACAGTCGATATCGTCATCGGCACGCATCGGCTGTTGCAGCGCGACATCAAAGTGCCGCGGCTCGGCCTGCTGATCCTCGACGAGGAACAACGCTTCGGAGTCGCGCATAAAGAGCGGCTGCGCAAACTCCGCTCCACGGTCGACACACTGACACTCACCGCCACCCCGATTCCGCGCACCCTCCATATGGCCCTCGCCGGACTGCGCGATATCTCGATCATCCAGACCCCGCCCGCGGATCGCCGCGCGGTGCGCACCCATGTCACACCGTTCAACGAGGCGACCATCCGCGAGGCGATTCGGATCGAACTCCGGCGCGACGGCCAAGTATTCTTTGTGCACAATCGCGTGCAAACTATCCAATCGATGCGCGATCAACTGACCCGACTCCTCCCGGAGGCGCGGTTCGTCGTGGCGCACGGTCAAATGGCGGAAGAGGAATTGGAACAGGCAATGCGCGCATTTCTGGCGAAAGAGGCCGACATTCTGCTCTGCACCAGCATCATCGAGGCCGGCCTCGACATCCCGGCCGCGAATACGCTGATCGTCAACCGCGCCGATACGTTTGGTTTGGCGCAGCTCTATCAATTGCGCGGCCGCGTCGGTCGCTCCAACCTTCAAGCGACGGCATATTTTCTGACACCGGCCACCGACGACGGCGAGGCGGCCGTGCGCACCACGCCGCAAGCGGAGCGCCGTTTGGCCACATTAGCGCGCTACACGGAACTCGGCAGCGGCTTCACGATCGCGATGCACGACTTGGAAATGCGCGGCTCCGGCAACATGCTCGGCGCCCAACAATCGGGCCATATCGCCGAAATCGGCTACGAACTCTTCACGAGACTGTTGGAACGGACCATCCGCCAATTGCAAGGCGAGCCGGATACCGAAAGTGTCGATCCGGAAATCGCATTGCCGCTCCCCGCGCTATTGCCGGCCACCTATCTGGACGATCCCGGACTGCGTTTGGCCTGGTACAAGCGCCTCTCCGGCACCACGACCGAAGAGGAGTTACAGCAGATCGAGGCCGAATTGCGCGATCGCTTCGGCCCGCTCCCGGAAGAGGCGCAACATTTATTTCACGTCATCGCGCTGCGCCAGACTTGTGCGCAACTCGGCATCGAGCAGTTGCAGTGCAACGGGGAAATCTGGCGGATCAAGTTTCATCCGCAGACCCGGGTCGCGCCGGAATGTGTGCTGCGCTTAGTCAACCGCGAACCGAAACGTTATCAATTGAAGCCGGACAACATCCTCCTCGTCCGTGCGCCCGCCACGACCGCCGTAGAGATCTTGCGCGCCGGCCGCGAAATCCTGCAGCGGTTGATCCCCTCTGCACCTCTTTCCGGCGCTCCGGGCAGGCATCGGGATTGA
- a CDS encoding type II toxin-antitoxin system RelE/ParE family toxin, with product MTAILDALAENPFLPIAGKLHGRQQCFRVRVGNYRIVYEVHATEVVVYVLGIAHRKEIYRVILRR from the coding sequence GTGACGGCTATCCTTGATGCCTTAGCGGAGAACCCTTTTCTGCCTATCGCCGGGAAGCTCCACGGCCGGCAGCAGTGTTTCAGGGTCCGTGTCGGCAATTACCGCATCGTCTACGAAGTCCATGCGACGGAAGTGGTCGTCTACGTGCTCGGCATTGCCCACCGGAAAGAAATCTATCGCGTGATCTTGCGACGATAA
- a CDS encoding GIY-YIG nuclease family protein has translation MKLIIHLLHDDQPTGPRVAKIDQWSGRALCLPRSALDEIPQEPALDGPCLYFLITQPPGCSPRVYVGEADGFRDRIKTHDAKKDWWSALVVFYSTDGSLTKASIQYLESVCVKRLRNAGWCHIENSTDPRLPSIPPEDVGGLNVFANNVEILMPVLGYDVFAKAPAEDAANTAPLEVEAPLSRERDFDTIVCPAHQDGFERAFLGQHAWWAIRIGEHNLQKIKYIAIYQVAPISAITHYGQVARIEPYIGNDAGAGKYKLYLGSDPTALPTPVGVGQNVYLKPQGPKYCKLDDILNAKTLDDIFGGA, from the coding sequence ATGAAACTGATCATCCACCTTCTCCATGACGATCAACCGACCGGGCCTCGTGTTGCGAAGATCGACCAATGGAGTGGCCGTGCGTTGTGTTTGCCCCGCAGTGCCCTTGACGAAATTCCACAGGAGCCGGCCCTTGACGGGCCATGTCTCTATTTCCTCATCACTCAACCGCCGGGATGCTCTCCGCGCGTTTACGTTGGTGAGGCTGATGGATTTCGCGACCGCATTAAGACTCATGATGCCAAGAAAGATTGGTGGTCTGCCCTCGTTGTTTTCTACAGTACCGACGGGTCTCTCACCAAAGCGAGCATACAATATTTGGAGAGCGTCTGCGTCAAGCGGTTACGGAACGCGGGCTGGTGTCATATCGAGAACAGCACTGATCCGCGCCTCCCATCAATACCTCCAGAGGACGTTGGTGGGCTGAATGTTTTTGCCAACAATGTTGAAATTCTCATGCCCGTGCTTGGCTATGACGTATTTGCGAAAGCACCAGCGGAAGATGCAGCCAATACCGCACCGCTGGAAGTTGAAGCACCATTGTCCCGTGAACGCGATTTCGACACCATCGTTTGCCCCGCTCATCAAGATGGGTTCGAACGTGCATTCCTCGGGCAACATGCTTGGTGGGCAATCCGCATAGGTGAGCACAATTTGCAGAAGATCAAATATATTGCGATCTACCAAGTTGCGCCGATTTCGGCGATCACGCACTATGGCCAAGTGGCACGAATCGAACCGTATATTGGCAACGATGCTGGAGCAGGGAAATACAAGCTCTATTTAGGTAGTGATCCGACGGCCCTGCCTACACCCGTCGGTGTGGGTCAGAACGTTTATTTGAAACCCCAGGGTCCAAAATACTGCAAGCTTGACGACATCCTCAACGCGAAAACCCTAGACGATATTTTTGGCGGGGCGTAG
- the ettA gene encoding energy-dependent translational throttle protein EttA encodes MVDEPYKIIFSMHRVSRTHPPAKTVLKDISLGFYYGAKIGVLGLNGSGKSSLLKIIAGLDTDYDGEITFAHDFRIGYLAQEPQLDPESTVKAEVASGVPQIPALLQEFEAINLQFAEPMDDDAMTKLLERQAAVQEQIEVANGWEFDSRLEYALDALRCPPGDTRIATLSGGEKRRVALCRLLLSEPDILLLDEPTNHLDAESVFWLERHLQQYKGTVIAVTHDRYFLDNVAGWILELDRGHGIPWKGNYSSWLAQKELRLAQEEKAENQRRKTLQRELEWISQSPSARRAKSKARITNYEQLLQQASAQGRERDLEIFIPPGPRLGQTVIEAQQIAKAFGDKLLFEDLSFSLPQGGIVGVIGPNGAGKTTLFRMIMGQETTDQGRFAVGPSVKLGYVDQNRFAADDTRSVWECISGGLDLIPLGSRTMPSREYVSRFNFTGSDQQKPLNVLSGGERNRVHLAVTLKDPGNVLLLDEPTNDLDVHTLRALEVALENFAGCAVVISHDRWFLDRIATHILAFEGDSQVVWFDGNFSEYEADRKRRLGDAADAVHRIRYKKLTRE; translated from the coding sequence ATGGTCGACGAACCGTACAAAATCATTTTCTCGATGCATCGCGTCAGCCGCACCCATCCGCCCGCCAAAACCGTGCTCAAAGATATTTCGCTCGGATTTTATTACGGCGCGAAGATCGGCGTGCTCGGGCTCAACGGCTCCGGCAAAAGTAGTCTTCTCAAAATTATCGCGGGCCTCGACACCGATTACGACGGCGAAATCACGTTCGCGCACGATTTCCGCATCGGCTATTTGGCGCAAGAACCGCAACTGGATCCCGAATCCACCGTCAAGGCCGAAGTCGCGAGCGGCGTGCCCCAGATCCCCGCGCTGTTGCAGGAATTCGAGGCGATTAATCTGCAATTCGCCGAACCGATGGACGACGACGCGATGACGAAGCTGCTCGAGCGTCAAGCCGCCGTGCAAGAGCAAATCGAAGTTGCCAACGGGTGGGAATTCGACAGCCGCCTCGAATACGCGCTGGATGCGCTGCGCTGTCCCCCGGGCGACACCCGCATCGCAACGCTCTCCGGCGGAGAAAAGCGCCGCGTAGCGCTCTGCCGACTGCTGCTCAGCGAGCCGGATATTTTACTCCTCGACGAACCGACCAATCACCTCGACGCCGAATCCGTCTTCTGGCTCGAACGCCATCTGCAACAATACAAAGGCACTGTGATCGCGGTCACGCACGACCGCTATTTTCTCGATAACGTCGCCGGCTGGATCTTGGAACTCGATCGCGGCCACGGAATCCCATGGAAAGGGAATTATTCATCGTGGCTGGCGCAGAAGGAATTGCGGCTCGCACAGGAAGAGAAAGCGGAAAACCAGCGCCGCAAGACGTTGCAACGCGAACTCGAATGGATTTCGCAATCGCCCTCGGCGCGGCGCGCCAAGAGCAAGGCCCGCATCACCAATTACGAACAGTTGTTGCAACAAGCGTCCGCGCAAGGCCGCGAACGCGACCTCGAAATTTTCATTCCGCCCGGCCCGCGGCTTGGGCAGACCGTCATCGAGGCGCAACAGATTGCGAAGGCATTCGGCGACAAACTCTTGTTCGAGGATCTGAGCTTCTCACTGCCGCAGGGCGGCATCGTCGGCGTGATCGGCCCCAACGGCGCCGGAAAGACCACGCTGTTTCGGATGATCATGGGTCAGGAAACCACCGACCAAGGCCGCTTCGCCGTCGGGCCATCGGTCAAACTCGGCTACGTCGATCAAAATCGTTTCGCCGCGGACGACACCCGCAGCGTCTGGGAATGCATCTCCGGCGGCCTCGACCTGATCCCACTCGGCTCGCGCACCATGCCGTCGCGCGAATACGTCTCGCGCTTCAACTTCACCGGCAGCGATCAACAAAAACCGTTGAACGTCCTCTCCGGCGGCGAACGGAATCGCGTCCATTTGGCCGTGACGCTCAAGGATCCCGGCAATGTGTTACTACTCGATGAACCGACCAACGACCTCGACGTCCACACCCTGCGCGCGTTGGAAGTGGCACTGGAAAATTTCGCCGGCTGCGCCGTGGTCATCAGCCACGATCGCTGGTTCCTCGATCGGATCGCCACCCACATCCTCGCGTTCGAAGGCGACAGCCAAGTCGTCTGGTTCGACGGCAACTTTTCCGAATACGAAGCCGACCGCAAACGCCGCCTCGGCGACGCCGCCGACGCTGTCCACCGCATCCGCTACAAAAAACTGACGCGCGAGTAA